From Candidatus Dependentiae bacterium, the proteins below share one genomic window:
- a CDS encoding GIY-YIG nuclease family protein, whose product MFYVYVLRSLACPEQIYIGYTSNLSNRLLMHNNSQVPHTSKYTPWEFISFFAFKEKMKAINFEIYLKSGSGKEFLKKRLL is encoded by the coding sequence ATGTTTTATGTTTATGTACTCCGCTCTCTTGCCTGCCCTGAACAGATATATATTGGCTATACATCTAATCTTAGCAACAGATTATTGATGCATAATAATTCTCAAGTTCCTCATACTTCAAAATATACACCATGGGAATTTATCTCATTTTTTGCTTTTAAAGAGAAGATGAAAGCTATCAATTTTGAAATTTATCTAAAAAGCGGATCCGGCAAAGAATTTTTAAAAAAACGTCTCCTATAA
- a CDS encoding phytanoyl-CoA dioxygenase family protein — MKLKTIPSTILMFFLVSVSALEAGETQGFLTNQEINLFHLQGYIVKRQCFTKEEVDQLRHHVEATIERTIKEIQQSNDQSLSEREQTVHIDGSRIIFKRKSPESLSIARINGVGGMQPAVLDTMRSEKMIRTYFELLNTTDLEHIICQLHPKMPGDGIAFPRHRDIQFRKTFDPHWTDILGNGSYAICIIALDHMTQENGGLWIDKNNYPEDQGLEEDIVWIDAHPGDLLFMHPRVFHGSGPNMSPTASRKTLLTGFCAFGANHKQYPGADVNVRLTLMKDSTIAKQPIVWEESSTALAGH; from the coding sequence ATGAAACTAAAAACAATTCCTTCAACAATTCTGATGTTTTTTCTTGTTTCTGTTTCAGCGCTAGAAGCTGGAGAAACACAAGGCTTTTTAACCAATCAAGAAATTAATCTTTTTCACCTACAAGGGTACATTGTAAAAAGGCAATGTTTCACCAAAGAGGAAGTTGATCAATTACGACATCATGTTGAAGCAACCATTGAGCGGACCATCAAGGAAATCCAACAATCTAACGATCAATCTTTGTCCGAACGTGAACAAACAGTTCACATTGATGGATCACGCATTATCTTTAAACGAAAGTCCCCTGAATCACTATCAATTGCTCGCATAAATGGCGTAGGCGGCATGCAGCCGGCAGTACTCGACACTATGCGGTCTGAAAAAATGATTCGCACCTATTTTGAATTATTAAATACTACAGATTTAGAACACATCATCTGTCAACTTCATCCTAAAATGCCAGGTGATGGTATTGCTTTTCCAAGGCATCGCGACATTCAATTCCGCAAAACATTTGATCCTCATTGGACCGATATTTTAGGTAATGGCAGCTATGCCATCTGCATTATCGCCCTTGATCACATGACACAAGAAAATGGTGGATTGTGGATTGATAAGAATAATTATCCAGAAGATCAAGGATTAGAAGAGGATATCGTTTGGATAGATGCTCATCCAGGAGATTTACTCTTCATGCATCCCCGTGTTTTTCATGGCAGTGGTCCCAATATGTCTCCAACGGCAAGCAGAAAAACTCTACTGACCGGATTTTGCGCATTCGGTGCAAACCACAAACAATACCCTGGAGCTGATGTTAATGTACGCCTCACGCTCATGAAAGATAGCACTATTGCAAAACAACCAATAGTTTGGGAAGAATCCTCTACTGCATTGGCTGGCCATTAA
- the ddpX gene encoding D-alanyl-D-alanine dipeptidase — translation MMKNSIKHYRIIGLAILCSNIQARNPHDLVDISTINKNIVLDMRYASENNFTKKKIYTSARCFLRTSVAHKLDAVQKELEKKGLGLKIWDGYRPLSAQRIMWNLIHDSRYVENPAKGSRHNRGCAVDVTLVTKKGKELLMPTGFDDFSERAHTNYMKLPRQAIKNRQLLQGIMIKHGFLSMRFEWWHFDEANWQQCPILDIDIEKLT, via the coding sequence ATGATGAAAAACTCAATAAAACATTATCGCATCATTGGCCTAGCAATACTGTGTTCAAATATTCAAGCACGCAATCCACATGATCTGGTGGACATCTCTACAATTAATAAAAATATTGTGCTTGATATGCGCTATGCTAGCGAAAATAATTTTACCAAGAAGAAAATTTACACCAGCGCTCGCTGTTTTTTACGCACATCGGTTGCACACAAACTTGATGCCGTTCAAAAAGAACTTGAAAAAAAAGGACTTGGTCTAAAAATATGGGATGGCTATCGCCCACTTTCGGCACAAAGAATCATGTGGAATTTAATACATGATAGTCGCTATGTCGAAAATCCAGCCAAAGGATCTCGGCACAACAGAGGTTGCGCCGTTGATGTTACGTTAGTCACCAAGAAAGGCAAAGAATTACTTATGCCCACTGGATTTGATGATTTTAGTGAAAGAGCTCATACGAATTATATGAAGCTACCAAGGCAAGCCATTAAGAACCGCCAGCTCCTTCAAGGCATCATGATTAAACATGGTTTTTTGTCTATGCGCTTTGAATGGTGGCACTTTGATGAAGCCAATTGGCAACAGTGCCCAATTTTGGATATTGATATCGAAAAGTTAACATAA
- a CDS encoding mechanosensitive ion channel produces the protein MLKLDQLRNFLSKTAVEDVIIFIVVLIILTLITRVIRGFSALLTRKFPTKRMAILLWVPFLNFMIYCLGFFITIVIVFEPTQEVYLGFLISMGVAIGLGAKELFQSLIAGLVLLIDKPFQVGDRIAFQDTYGDIMSIGLVSVKLLTLNEDVVTIPNYRFLNDVVSSSSAGELGMMATVDIYVRPESDLFKVKEILENIARESVYVNTEQKIFVVAKEVLGIAGIVSIAMKTKCIIKDSKTERIFQTKFLIDVNHELKKANIK, from the coding sequence ATGCTTAAACTAGATCAGTTGCGTAACTTTCTTTCCAAAACTGCTGTGGAAGATGTAATTATTTTTATAGTGGTTTTGATTATTCTTACACTCATTACAAGAGTAATTAGAGGTTTTTCTGCTTTATTAACAAGAAAATTTCCTACCAAAAGAATGGCTATTTTATTGTGGGTGCCATTTCTTAATTTTATGATTTATTGTCTGGGATTTTTCATAACGATTGTTATTGTGTTTGAACCAACCCAAGAAGTGTATTTAGGCTTTTTAATAAGCATGGGAGTTGCTATTGGCTTGGGTGCCAAGGAGCTCTTTCAATCTTTGATTGCTGGATTGGTTTTGCTCATAGATAAACCATTTCAAGTTGGAGATCGTATCGCCTTTCAAGATACGTATGGCGATATCATGAGTATAGGATTAGTATCAGTAAAATTGTTAACTCTCAATGAAGATGTTGTTACGATTCCTAATTATCGCTTTTTAAATGACGTTGTGAGTTCAAGCAGCGCAGGAGAGCTTGGGATGATGGCTACTGTTGATATTTATGTTCGTCCAGAATCAGACTTGTTTAAAGTGAAAGAAATACTTGAAAATATTGCCAGAGAAAGTGTTTATGTTAACACTGAACAAAAGATTTTTGTTGTAGCAAAAGAGGTTCTAGGTATTGCGGGTATTGTTTCTATTGCAATGAAAACAAAATGTATTATTAAAGATTCAAAAACTGAACGGATTTTCCAAACTAAGTTTCTTATCGATGTTAATCATGAGCTTAAGAAAGCAAATATTAAATAG
- the hpt gene encoding hypoxanthine phosphoribosyltransferase, whose protein sequence is MKKYVITFFSFSLMLFALVTFAAPQDIHCSCTVNQKEFAEFISQEKLDARVQDLGRAIRIDYADRSPIFIGVLNGSFMFFADLVRAAGVDCEIDFIQISSYGDHTKSSGTVRMSKDVSRSIAVRDIIIVEDIIDSGLSMDFIIKHITALNPASIKIATLLYKKDAIKIHVPVDYIGFEIASDFVVGYGLDYAQKGRHLGAIYKAL, encoded by the coding sequence ATGAAAAAATATGTTATTACATTCTTTTCTTTCTCATTAATGTTATTCGCTCTTGTGACATTTGCGGCGCCTCAAGATATTCATTGTTCATGCACCGTGAATCAAAAAGAGTTTGCTGAATTTATTTCGCAAGAAAAACTTGATGCAAGAGTTCAAGATCTTGGTCGCGCTATTAGAATTGACTATGCTGATAGAAGCCCCATTTTTATTGGTGTGTTGAATGGATCGTTTATGTTTTTTGCTGATCTTGTGCGTGCGGCTGGCGTTGATTGCGAAATCGATTTCATTCAAATTTCTAGTTATGGCGATCACACAAAATCATCGGGAACTGTGCGCATGTCAAAAGATGTGAGCCGCTCAATTGCAGTGCGCGATATTATTATTGTGGAAGATATTATTGACTCTGGTTTATCGATGGATTTTATCATTAAGCATATCACTGCTTTAAATCCAGCATCTATTAAAATTGCTACGTTACTCTATAAAAAAGATGCCATTAAAATTCATGTGCCGGTGGATTATATTGGCTTTGAAATTGCTTCTGACTTTGTGGTCGGCTACGGCTTAGACTATGCCCAAAAAGGCCGCCATCTTGGGGCTATTTATAAAGCGTTATAG